The segment GGCTTTATCAAAGCGCAACCACGGCGTCGATTCCGGATTTTATCCGCTTGGTTCTTGCACGATGAAATACAACCCAAAAATCAACGAATCAGTTGCCCGTTTCCCTGGATTCGCGAATATCCATCCGTTGCAGGACGAATCCACTGTCCAAGGCGCAATGGAACTGTTATTCGATTTGCAGGAACATCTGAAAGAAATCACTGGCATGGATGAAGTGACACTTCAACCAGCTGCTGGTGCGCAAGGCGAGTGGACAGGCTTGATGATGATCCGTGCTTACCACGAGTCAAGAGGCGACATGAATCGCACAAAAGTCATCGTTCCCGATTCTGCACACGGCACGAACCCTGCATCTGCTACAGTTGCCGGCTTTGAGACGGTGACAGTAAAATCGAACGAACACGGCTTAGTGGACCTTGAAGATTTAAAGCGCGTAGTTGGAGAAGATACAGCTGCATTGATGTTGACCAACCCGAATACGCTTGGCTTATTTGAAGAACAGATTCTTGAAATGGCTGCCATTATCCATGAAGTAGGCGGCAAATTGTATTATGATGGTGCCAACTTGAACGCAGTTATGTCAAAAGCACGCCCTGGAGACATGGGCTTTGACGTGGTGCATTTAAACTTGCACAAGACATTCACTGGCCCACACGGCGGCGGCGGCCCAGGTTCAGGCCCTGTAGGCGTGAAAAAGGATTTGATTCCTTACTTGCCGAAACCGGTTTTGGTGAAAACAGCAGAAGGTTTGACATTCGACTACAACCGCCCGGATTCTATCGGACGCGTCAAGCCGTTCTACGGCAACTTTGGCATCAACGTCCGTGCTTATACGTATATCCGCTCAATGGGGCCGGACGGCTTAAAAGCGGTAACAGAATACGCGGTATTAAACGCCAATTACATGATGCGCAGACTGGCGCCTCATTTCGATTTGCCGTATGACCGCCATTGCAAACACGAATTCGTATTAAGCGGCCGACGCCAGAAGAAACTGGGCGTGCGTACTTTGGATATGGCAAAACGCCTGCTTGACTTCGGCTACCATCCGCCAACGATCTACTTCCCGTTAAATGTGGAAGAAGGCATGATGATCGAACCGACAGAAACCGAATCAAAAGAAACCTTGGATTCATTTATCGACGCGATGATCCAAATCGCTAAAGAAGTGGAAGACAATCCGGAAATCGTCCAGAATGCCCCGCATACGACGGTTATCAAACGGCTTGATGAAGCGCAGGCAGCCCGTAAGCCAGTGCTCCGCTACACGAAAGCTGAATAGAACAAAGAAAAGCCCGTTTGAAGGTATACAACCTTTCAAACGGGCTTTTTTCTGATTTCCTACTAAATTTAAAATCCTATGGGCGAATCGGATTCTTCCCAATTGTTCTGCTCGGTCCGTTTATTTTGCTTCTGAAGCTCACGGATGCGTTTCTCGTATTCGGAATTGCCTTCATAATGCCAGTTCAGTGCAGACGACATATAAAGCTCGTTAAGCTGCGAAATAGACAAGCCTTTGGTCAATTTCGCCATATCGTCAATTTCTTCTTCAGTAAAAATGGATTTGACGTCCAGTTTCCGCAAATATTGCTTGCGCAGTTTTTTATCCGGGGAAGGAATTTCGTAAGCCCTGTCAAAGCGCCCTGCGCGGTTGATCAGCGCCGGATCGATCCGTTCGGGGTAATTCGTCGTGCCGATGATGAACAGGCCTTCACGCGATTGTGTGCCGTCGAGCGTATTGAGAAAAACAGAGCGCATGAACTCCGGCATCGAATCGATATCTTCTATGACAAGGATTGCCGGGGCCAGCCGGGAAACGATGCCGAACACTTCCTGGACAGTATAGCTATTTGTGTGTTCGGTAATCTGCCAGTAAACAACTGGAGCTTCAGTGGAGCCGGTGATGGACTTGACCAATGTTGTTTTGCCGTTGCCCGGTGAGCCGTAAAGCAGGATGCCCCGTTTAAAAGGAACGCCATAGTCTTTGAAGAACTGGCCGCCTTTTCTGAAAAACTCATCGATGGAACGGAATATGTCTTGTTTCACGCCTTCTTCGAGCATGACGTCTTGCCGGGAGACGATTGCCATCTCACCGTAATTGCGGCGTTTCACGCCTTCTTCAGCGTCCACCAGGAATGTGATATTGTTCATCAGCGTCTGGCGCAGCATTTCATTCGTATCTTCGAGAAATTGGAATGCACCTTCAATGGATTTTGCAAAGCATTGAAACTCAGGCCAGCTATTGTCCGAAGTGGTGTAAAAAGGCAATTGAGTCAGCGCCACTTCATGCTTTGGAAAATAAATCAGCCGATTCTCAAATGTCTCTTGGATCTTTAAGTTTCCGCTATGCAAATCATCCGATGTATTGCCGATTTTGCCCATCGGACGCGCTTCGTAAATGAACGACAGTGTTTCATATGCCAGCTGGCCATTTTCCATCATATCAAGCAAGTATGTATAAAGTTGAGTGATGGTTTCCGTTATGTCGATATGCATCCAAGAACCCGGTGACCGCTCGTCAAGCTGAGTAAAAATGCGTGCCGAGACAGCGGCGACGTCGGCATAATGCGGCAACGTTTCACGGATTGAATGATGGTGCGGAAATAAAATTGTCGGTTTCATATAGTTCCCCTCGTTTCATTTTAATGGAATGGGCATTAGGTAGAAAAAAAGTCTTTCCTGTTTGGAAAGACTTTTATAAATTATCCTTTTGATTTAATTTTGCCGGTCCATTGTTTGAATCCGCCTTGCAGCTGATACAGCTGAGTATAGCCTTTTTTCTTCAAAAACAATGCAACACGGCCGCTGCGTGCGCCGTTTTGGTCATATAAATAAACCGGCTTGTCGGAACGGATTTCCTTGTAGCGCTGGCGCAATTGAGACTGAGGTATATTGCGTGCCCCTAAAATGTGGCCGCCGGCAAATTCTTTTGGCTCACGGACATCGATAAGCTGAGCTTTGCGATAGCCTTCGATAAATTGTTCCTGTGTAAGGTTTGTGACAGCTTTTTTAATCCGGAAATAAGAAATCAAACCGAATATGATGACGACTAGCAGTACGCCTATGATGATATACAGATAATCCAATGTTCTTCTTGCCCCTTTCTATTCTCTCTTTATTATAAAAGAAGGAGTGACGTTTGTTCAATGGCAATGTTACACTATTTAATGGATTTAGGGGGCGATCTTGTGAAAATTTCGGAATGGTACTTTATAAATTCTGGGCGCAACAGCCCTTCATTCAACATGGCAATGGATGAAGCTTTACTGGATTGGCATAGCGAAGGCCTTATCCCGCCGGTAATCCGGTTCTATGGCTGGAATCCAGCCACTTTGTCGATCGGCTATTTTCAAAAAGTGGAAAAAGAAATCGACATGGAGAAAGTCGAAGAGCTCGGACTCGGATTTGTCCGGCGTCCAACCGGCGGCAGGGGGGTGCTCCATGAGCATGAACTGACGTACAGCATCATCGTCAGCGAAGATTACCCGGATATGCCGGAGACGGTTACGCAAGCCTATCGTGTGCTTAGTGAAGGCTTGTTGAAAGGATTTCATAATCTGGGGCTTGATGCATATTTTTCAGTGCCGGATACCGCGGAGAAGAGAGCGGATTTGAAGCAGCCGAAAAGTGCTGTTTGTTTTGACTCTCCAAGCTGGTACGAAATGGTCGTTGAAGGGAAGAAAGTGGCCGGCAGTGCGCAAACCCGCCAAAAAGGCGTTATCCTTCAGCACGGCGCCATTCTTCTGGATTTGGATATCGAAAAACTGCTGTCCGTCTTCAAGTACCGGAAGCCTGAAATAAAAGAAATTATGCGCGAGAAAATTCCTGGAAAAGCGGTAGCAATCAATTCCCTGAGGGAACAGCCCGCATCGATTGAAGAATGCATCGAAGCTTTTAAGACAGGGTTTCAGGATGCTTTAGGCATCAGTTTAGAGCCATACATATTGAACGAAGAACAGCTGGATTACATTAAAGCCGTTGAAGAAAAAAAGTACGGCAACGATGATTGGAATTTTCGGACTTAAGGAGCCTTTTGGCTCATTTTCAAAACCGGGTTCATTTGAAAAGCTTGATTCTATCGGTTTTCCAATTGGAAAAAAATTCTGAGCAAAATTTTGTTATTTAAAAAAGTTTCAATATCTAGTATCATGGGAATTGTAGTAATACTATATATAGTGTTTAACTCCATATAATACAAAGGAGGAATTGTCAAATGGTTTCTGTCACACAAACTCAATACACACTTGATCCAAATTCTTTAAACAAAGATATTCAGGCATTCCCGCAAGTTCATGCGATTACTCCTGAGATGAAAATTACGCATAAAGGGGTATCCCGTCTCGTAATGATTGACCGGTATTCTTTTAAAGATACGGAAAAAAAGACGCTTAAAGCCGGCGATTTCGTCGTTTTAACCGTTAAAGAAGATCCGAAATTCCCGGCTCGCGGCCTTGGATTTATCGTTTCAATCGATAAAGAGGCAAACACAGCGAAAATCTGGATTGAAGAAGATTATCGCAGTGCCATCGACAAGGAAAGCGAACAAGAAAGCGGAATCGTCAACCGTACTTTAGATGTTATTGAAAAACCGCTTGAAGTTTATTACGAACAAATCGCAAAACGCAATGCGACCGGTCTGGCATCGGTGGAAACGACTCCAGAGAAACGCCAGCACTGGTTCGAAAAATTCTACGAACAGCTTGTCGGTTTGAAATTCATTCCAGCAGGCCGTGTTTTGTACGGAGCGGGAGCAGATACAGATGTAACGTATTTCAACTGTTATGTCATGCCGTTTGTCGCGGATTCACGCGAAGGAATTTCGGATCACCGCAAACAAGTGATGGAAATCATGTCAAGAGGCGGAGGGGTCGGAACAAACGGTTCAACGCTCCGCCCGCGCAATACGCTGGCACGGGGAGTCAACGGCAAATCATCGGGGTCGGTATCCTGGCTTGATGACATCGCAAAACTGACGCATCTGGTGGAACAAGGCGGCTCGCGCCGCGGTGCACAAATGATCATGCTTGCCGACTGGCATCCGGATATTGCGGAATTCATCATTTCCAAGATGCAGAACCCGCGCATCCTGCGTTATTTGATCGAAAACTCACAAGATGAAACGATCAAAAAACTGGCGCATAATAAATTGAAATTCAAACCGTTGACTGAACAGGAAGAAGCGATGTATCAAGGCATCCTGAACTACCGGGCAATTCCTGGAATGGGCGGCTTTAACGAAAAAATCATGCGTGACGCGGAAACAAAGCTGCGCGACGGCGGAACCTATTCTGTCCATAACGAAGAATTCCTGACTGGCGCCAATATCTCGGTTACGTTGACGGACGATTTCATGCAAGCTGTAGAACAAGACGCTGATTTCGAATTGCGCTTCCCGGCAGTGGAATCCTATTCAAAAGAAGAGATGGCGATCTACAACGAACAATGGCATCAAATCGGCGATGTGCGCGAATGGGAAAAAATGGGCCATAAAGTGCGCACTTACCGGACGATGAAAGCCCGTGAATTGTGGAATTTGATAAATGTCTGTGCCACTTATTCCGCTGAACCCGGCATTTTCTTCATTGACAACGCCAATGAAAAAACCAATGCTACAGCGTACGGACAAAAAGTTGTTGCGACGAATCCTTGCGGTGAGCAGCCGCTTGCTCCTTATTCTGTCTGTAACTTGGCGGCAGTCAACTTGGCAAGATTTGCAGACCCGGTGACGAAACAAGTCGATTTCCAAGCTTTAAAAGAAACGGTGCGCGTCGGTGTCCGGATGCAGGATAATGTTATTGACGCGACTCCTTATTTCCTTGAAGAAAACCGCGTCCAGGCTCTTGGGGAACGGCGTGTCGGCCTTGGAGTAATGGGCCTTGCTGATCTTCTCATCTATTGCGACAAAGAATACGGTTCACCGGAAGGCAATGAGCTGGTCGATGAAATCTTCAAGACGATCGCGATTGCTGCATACGAGCAATCAACGGATTTAGCAGTGGAACGTGGAAGCTTCCCGTTCCTTGTTGGAAATACCGATGAAGAAACAGCGGCTCTCCGTAAAGCCTTTACCGAAACCGGCTTTATGCAAGGCATGCCAGAAGAAGTGCGCGAAGGCATTTTGGAAAACGGCATCCGAAATTCTCACTTGCTGACAGTAGCGCCGACAGGATCTACTGGAACGATGGTTGGCGTTTCAACCGGCCTTGAGCCATACTATTCATTCACCTACTACCGCAGCGGCCGTCTTGGCAAATTTATCGAAGTTAAAGCCGACATCGTGCGCGAGTATCTGAAAAGCAATCCGGATGCAGATGAAGAAAACCTGCCAAAAGCATTTGTGACTTCAATGGACTTAGCTCCGGAAGCTCATGCTGACGTGCAATGCATCATTCAGCGCTGGATTGACTCTTCGATTTCCAAAACGGTCAACGCGCCGCGCGGCTATACGGTCGAACAAGTAGAAGGCGTGTACGAGCGCTTGTACAAAGGCGGAGCAAAAGGCGGCACGGTTTATGTTGACGGCAGCCGTGATTCGCAAGTGCTGACGCTGAAAGCGGAAGAAAACACTTTCGAAGAAGAAGACCACAAAGAAGAAGTCAAAGGGAAACGCCCAATCGTCCTTATTGATACGATCCAGGATTTGCGATCAACCAATGTAACAATCGGATCAGAAGTGGGCGACACTTGCCCGGTCTGCCGAAAAGGGACCGTTGAAGAAATGGGCGGCTGCAATACATGCACCAACTGCAACGCTCAATTAAAATGCGGACTATAAGAAGAACCAGAAACGCGACGGCTCCGGCCGCCGCGTTTTTTTGCCGTTTCATAATTTCGTGAAGAGAAAAGGCAATAAATGTAGAAAACTACAAGAGGAAAAATATAAAAAAGCACTAACACAAACCTTTATCAATTCAGAAACGAGTTTGGCAATCGAAAAAACTGTAAGACAGTAAAAAGATAATACATGTAAAATACTACATAAGGCCAATTTGAAAAATTCAAAACCTAAAACAAGAAATAAAAAATGAAAAAGACAGAGAAAAACCGGTTCAGTTAAAAAGAAAAGGGATTAACAAATAAATCAGCAAATCAATTGAAGAATTTCCAGTTTTTCTTTTAATGGTTGCTCGTTTTTTGCCGTATGATAAAATAGTGAAGACTGTGATGGAGAGGAGTGGGAAAATGAAGATATTGTGCCTGAATGGACCAAACTTAAATCGCCTTGGAAAGCGCGAAAAAGAAGCATACGGTACTTTTACACTTGATGAATTGGAAGCGGACTTGATGGAGTTTTCCCAGGGCAACGGCATCAATTTAATGTGCATGCAGTCCAACCATGAAGGTGAATTGATCGACTGGATTCATCTTGCTGCTGATGACGGCACAGAAGGCATTGTTTTAAATGCCGGAGCATTTACCCATACAAGCGTAGCCATCAGGGATGCCATCGCTTCGATCCAGGTTCCTGTCATTGAAGTACATATCTCCAATGTTTATAAGCGAGAGGAATTCCGCCATCACTCCCATATCGCTCCGGTAGCAGCCGGACAAATAACGGGTTTTGGCCAAGACGTCTATAAA is part of the Planococcus shenhongbingii genome and harbors:
- the gcvPB gene encoding aminomethyl-transferring glycine dehydrogenase subunit GcvPB, with the protein product MHKDNQPLIFEMTKEGRIGYSLPDLDVPEIDLNDVLPQGLIREKAAELPEVSELDIMRHYTALSKRNHGVDSGFYPLGSCTMKYNPKINESVARFPGFANIHPLQDESTVQGAMELLFDLQEHLKEITGMDEVTLQPAAGAQGEWTGLMMIRAYHESRGDMNRTKVIVPDSAHGTNPASATVAGFETVTVKSNEHGLVDLEDLKRVVGEDTAALMLTNPNTLGLFEEQILEMAAIIHEVGGKLYYDGANLNAVMSKARPGDMGFDVVHLNLHKTFTGPHGGGGPGSGPVGVKKDLIPYLPKPVLVKTAEGLTFDYNRPDSIGRVKPFYGNFGINVRAYTYIRSMGPDGLKAVTEYAVLNANYMMRRLAPHFDLPYDRHCKHEFVLSGRRQKKLGVRTLDMAKRLLDFGYHPPTIYFPLNVEEGMMIEPTETESKETLDSFIDAMIQIAKEVEDNPEIVQNAPHTTVIKRLDEAQAARKPVLRYTKAE
- a CDS encoding rhodanese-like domain-containing protein; this encodes MDYLYIIIGVLLVVIIFGLISYFRIKKAVTNLTQEQFIEGYRKAQLIDVREPKEFAGGHILGARNIPQSQLRQRYKEIRSDKPVYLYDQNGARSGRVALFLKKKGYTQLYQLQGGFKQWTGKIKSKG
- a CDS encoding vitamin B12-dependent ribonucleotide reductase, yielding MVSVTQTQYTLDPNSLNKDIQAFPQVHAITPEMKITHKGVSRLVMIDRYSFKDTEKKTLKAGDFVVLTVKEDPKFPARGLGFIVSIDKEANTAKIWIEEDYRSAIDKESEQESGIVNRTLDVIEKPLEVYYEQIAKRNATGLASVETTPEKRQHWFEKFYEQLVGLKFIPAGRVLYGAGADTDVTYFNCYVMPFVADSREGISDHRKQVMEIMSRGGGVGTNGSTLRPRNTLARGVNGKSSGSVSWLDDIAKLTHLVEQGGSRRGAQMIMLADWHPDIAEFIISKMQNPRILRYLIENSQDETIKKLAHNKLKFKPLTEQEEAMYQGILNYRAIPGMGGFNEKIMRDAETKLRDGGTYSVHNEEFLTGANISVTLTDDFMQAVEQDADFELRFPAVESYSKEEMAIYNEQWHQIGDVREWEKMGHKVRTYRTMKARELWNLINVCATYSAEPGIFFIDNANEKTNATAYGQKVVATNPCGEQPLAPYSVCNLAAVNLARFADPVTKQVDFQALKETVRVGVRMQDNVIDATPYFLEENRVQALGERRVGLGVMGLADLLIYCDKEYGSPEGNELVDEIFKTIAIAAYEQSTDLAVERGSFPFLVGNTDEETAALRKAFTETGFMQGMPEEVREGILENGIRNSHLLTVAPTGSTGTMVGVSTGLEPYYSFTYYRSGRLGKFIEVKADIVREYLKSNPDADEENLPKAFVTSMDLAPEAHADVQCIIQRWIDSSISKTVNAPRGYTVEQVEGVYERLYKGGAKGGTVYVDGSRDSQVLTLKAEENTFEEEDHKEEVKGKRPIVLIDTIQDLRSTNVTIGSEVGDTCPVCRKGTVEEMGGCNTCTNCNAQLKCGL
- a CDS encoding lipoate--protein ligase family protein; translation: MAMDEALLDWHSEGLIPPVIRFYGWNPATLSIGYFQKVEKEIDMEKVEELGLGFVRRPTGGRGVLHEHELTYSIIVSEDYPDMPETVTQAYRVLSEGLLKGFHNLGLDAYFSVPDTAEKRADLKQPKSAVCFDSPSWYEMVVEGKKVAGSAQTRQKGVILQHGAILLDLDIEKLLSVFKYRKPEIKEIMREKIPGKAVAINSLREQPASIEECIEAFKTGFQDALGISLEPYILNEEQLDYIKAVEEKKYGNDDWNFRT
- a CDS encoding AAA family ATPase, encoding MKPTILFPHHHSIRETLPHYADVAAVSARIFTQLDERSPGSWMHIDITETITQLYTYLLDMMENGQLAYETLSFIYEARPMGKIGNTSDDLHSGNLKIQETFENRLIYFPKHEVALTQLPFYTTSDNSWPEFQCFAKSIEGAFQFLEDTNEMLRQTLMNNITFLVDAEEGVKRRNYGEMAIVSRQDVMLEEGVKQDIFRSIDEFFRKGGQFFKDYGVPFKRGILLYGSPGNGKTTLVKSITGSTEAPVVYWQITEHTNSYTVQEVFGIVSRLAPAILVIEDIDSMPEFMRSVFLNTLDGTQSREGLFIIGTTNYPERIDPALINRAGRFDRAYEIPSPDKKLRKQYLRKLDVKSIFTEEEIDDMAKLTKGLSISQLNELYMSSALNWHYEGNSEYEKRIRELQKQNKRTEQNNWEESDSPIGF
- the aroQ gene encoding type II 3-dehydroquinate dehydratase, producing MKILCLNGPNLNRLGKREKEAYGTFTLDELEADLMEFSQGNGINLMCMQSNHEGELIDWIHLAADDGTEGIVLNAGAFTHTSVAIRDAIASIQVPVIEVHISNVYKREEFRHHSHIAPVAAGQITGFGQDVYKLALHALLFKQARG